One part of the Nymphalis io chromosome 22, ilAglIoxx1.1, whole genome shotgun sequence genome encodes these proteins:
- the LOC126777386 gene encoding probable salivary secreted peptide isoform X1, with amino-acid sequence MKFLLPLLFLALAVFSEAAVVPNATRNNINIGYVRPGDRLLQRAYVYQPPRPNTIQYQDYVYRGYYNTRISAIVATEIGARQFASAWITRGGIGYNNVTIRVQSARGYGYNYAIDVWGR; translated from the exons ATGAAGTTCTTACTACCTCTGTTGTTTTTGGCTCTGGCCGTGTTCTCTGAGGCCGCAGTCGTCCCAAATGCTACcagaaataacataaatatcgGTTATGTTCGACCAGGAGACAGGTTACTGCAAAG agCCTACGTGTACCAGCCACCTAGACCTAACACAATTCAGTATCAAGATTACGTATACCGCGGTTACTACAACACCCGGATATCAGCTATAGTCGCAACCGAG ATCGGTGCAAGGCAGTTCGCTTCAGCCTGGATCACACGTGGTGGGATCGGATACAACAATGTGACGATCAGAGTACAATCGGCGAGAGGATACGGATACAATTACGCCATTGATGTTTGGGGTCGATAA
- the LOC126777386 gene encoding probable salivary secreted peptide isoform X2, translating into MKFALPLLLLVLAVISNASVVPNASRNNINIGYVRPGDRLLQRANVFQPPRPNTIQYQDYIYRGNANTRISAIVATEIGARQFASAWITRGGIGYNNVTIRVQSARGYGYNYAIDVWGR; encoded by the exons atgAAGTTCGCACTCCCTCTGTTATTATTGGTTCTGGCCGTGATCTCCAACGCTTCAGTGGTGCCAAATGCAAgcagaaataatataaacatcggTTACGTTCGACCAGGAGACAGACTGTTGCAGAG AGCCAACGTATTCCAGCCACCTAGACCTAACACAATCCAATATCAAGATTACATATACCGTGGCAACGCCAACACCCGGATATCAGCTATAGTCGCAACGGAGATCGGTGCAAGGCAGTTCGCTTCAGCCTGGATCACACGTGGTGGGATCGGATACAACAATGTGACGATCAGAGTACAATCGGCGAGAGGATACGGATACAATTACGCCATTGATGTTTGGGGTCGATAA